A region of Argentina anserina chromosome 5, drPotAnse1.1, whole genome shotgun sequence DNA encodes the following proteins:
- the LOC126793712 gene encoding uncharacterized protein LOC126793712 isoform X1 — MANSLFIPSNYFVVPPPRVSASFSSSSSRPIASPQLVLKSSPVVLHSRRSSSRRASSFKFHPTARYSVPPVNANDAKVQTNGADQQHLPSLRALLKVYKDAIFNGDEDTVSEIEAMIEVIENKQNELVQKVSSMSAEVTSGKEKLIRLQADFDNCRKRFEKERLSVRTDAQGEVIESLLPMVDNFERAKQQLKPETEKEKKIDTSYQGIYKQFVEIMRSLRVASVPTLGKPFDPSVHEAIAREESQEFPDGIVIQEIRRGFLLGGRLLRPAMVKVSIGPGSKKSPVAAEKSPGSPATAASVEN, encoded by the exons ATGGCGAATTCTTTGTTTATCCCAAGCAACTACTTTGTCGTACCTCCTCCTCGCGTTTCAGcttccttctcctcctcctcctcaagaCCCATCGCTTCTCCTCAACTCGTTCTTAAATCTTCCCCTGTAGTGTTACATAGCCGCAGAAGCAGTAGCAGGCGTGCCTCGTCTTTCAAGTTTCATCCTACTGCTCGATACTCTGTTCCCCCA GTGAATGCCAATGATGCTAAAGTACAAACTAATGGAGCAGATCAACAACATTTGCCAAGTTTGAGGGCACTTCTTAAAGTTTACAAGGATGCTATTTTTAATGGAGATGAAGACACTGTATCAGAAATTGAAGCAATGATAGAAGTAATAGAAAATAAGCAGAATGAATTAGTCCAAAAAGTATCATCTATGTCAGCAGAGGTAACATCAGGGAAGGAAAAGCTTATTCGTTTGCAAGCAGATTTTGATAATTGTAGAAAAAGATTTGAGAAAGAAAGACTTAGTGTGAGGACTGATGCCCAAGGGGAAGTAATTGAGAGCCTTTTGCCCATGGTTGACAATTTTGAGAGAGCAAAACAACAACTTAAACCTGAAAcagaaaaggagaagaagattgaTACCAGTTACCAGGGTATATACAAACAATTTGTTGAGATTATGAGGAGTTTGCGTGTGGCCTCTGTGCCAACTCTGGGAAAACCCTTTGATCCTTCA GTGCATGAAGCTATTGCACGAGAAGAGTCTCAAGAATTCCCAGATGGTATTGTCATTCAAGAAATTCGCCGTGGCTTTTTACTTGGGGGCCGACTTTTAAGACCAGCAATGGTTAAAGTCTCCATTGGACCTGGCAGTAAGAAATCTCCCGTGGCTGCTGAGAAATCGCCAGGGTCACCTGCAACAGCTGCTTCAGTAGAGAATTGA
- the LOC126793711 gene encoding transcription factor bHLH91-like: MEEDLSNYHHHLHHAMEIEQQQLQNITASSHLLNPFETQQETNWGDSNNEMQQQQLPPIPTPDLLSLFHLPETASGVMYDPMFQLPPPPQPFREQLLPYGCNSSLFSNGGDTHLFENGVLEFSKEMKPFGRGRGGNKGTKHFATERQRRVQLNDKFTALRELVPSPTKPDRASVVGDAIDYIQELKRTVSELKRLVDKKRCGRERSKRHKTEQDIGAGDDDESCNKPLGDPDHDHSYNNGSLRSSWLKRKSKDTEVDVRIIDDEVTIKLIQRKKINLLLSVSKILDGLQLELHHAAGGHIGNSYSFLFNTKMYEGSSLYASAIANKLIDALDGQYAAIPPSNSY; the protein is encoded by the exons ATGGAAGAAGACCTCTCCaactaccaccaccacctccaccacGCCATGGAAATCGAGCAACAGCAGCTTCAGAACATCACCGCCAGTTCTCATTTGCTCAATCCCTTCGAAACCCAACAAGAAACAAACTGGGGGGACAGTAACAACGAAATGCAGCAACAACAACTGCCACCAATCCCAACACCTGACCTTCTCAGCCTTTTCCACCTGCCGGAGACGGCGTCTGGAGTCATGTACGATCCAATGTTCCAGCTGCCTCCTCCTCCGCAACCGTTCCGGGAGCAGCTGCTGCCATACGGGTGCAACTCGAGTTTGTTCAGCAATGGTGGGGATACTCACTTGTTTGAGAATGGGGTGCTGGAGTTTTCCAAGGAGATGAAGCCCTTTGGAAGAGGGAGAGGTGGGAATAAAGGGACCAAACACTTTGCTACTGAGCGACAGAGGAGAGTCCAGCTCAATGACAAGTTCACTGCTTTGAGGGAACTTGTTCCAAGCCCAACCAAG CCTGATCGAGCATCTGTGGTGGGAGATGCCATTGATTACATACAGGAGCTCAAGAGGACTGTGAGTGAGCTGAAGCGTCTGGTGGACAAGAAAAGGTGTGGGAGAGAGAGGAGCAAGAGGCACAAGACAGAGCAGGACATAGGTGCCGGAGACGACGATGAGAGCTGTAACAAGCCTCTTGGTGACCCTGATCATGACCACTCCTACAACAATGGCTCTCTGAGGAGCTCATGGCTGAAAAGAAAGTCTAAAGACACTGAGGTCGACGTCCGAATTATTGATGATGAAGTCACCATCAAACTGATCCAGAGGAAGAAGATTAATCTGTTGCTCTCTGTTTCCAAGATTCTTGATGGGTTGCAGCTTGAACTTCATCATGCTGCTGGGGGACACATTGGGAATTCATACAGCTTCTTATTCAACACCAAG ATGTACGAAGGGTCTTCTTTGTATGCCAGTGCCATTGCCAACAAGCTCATTGATGCCCTGGATGGACAATATGCTGCAATTCCACCTTCCAACAGTTATTAG
- the LOC126793712 gene encoding uncharacterized protein LOC126793712 isoform X2: MVQQGRGHSSLVNANDAKVQTNGADQQHLPSLRALLKVYKDAIFNGDEDTVSEIEAMIEVIENKQNELVQKVSSMSAEVTSGKEKLIRLQADFDNCRKRFEKERLSVRTDAQGEVIESLLPMVDNFERAKQQLKPETEKEKKIDTSYQGIYKQFVEIMRSLRVASVPTLGKPFDPSVHEAIAREESQEFPDGIVIQEIRRGFLLGGRLLRPAMVKVSIGPGSKKSPVAAEKSPGSPATAASVEN; encoded by the exons ATGGTCCAGCAAGGGAGGGGACACTCATCTTTG GTGAATGCCAATGATGCTAAAGTACAAACTAATGGAGCAGATCAACAACATTTGCCAAGTTTGAGGGCACTTCTTAAAGTTTACAAGGATGCTATTTTTAATGGAGATGAAGACACTGTATCAGAAATTGAAGCAATGATAGAAGTAATAGAAAATAAGCAGAATGAATTAGTCCAAAAAGTATCATCTATGTCAGCAGAGGTAACATCAGGGAAGGAAAAGCTTATTCGTTTGCAAGCAGATTTTGATAATTGTAGAAAAAGATTTGAGAAAGAAAGACTTAGTGTGAGGACTGATGCCCAAGGGGAAGTAATTGAGAGCCTTTTGCCCATGGTTGACAATTTTGAGAGAGCAAAACAACAACTTAAACCTGAAAcagaaaaggagaagaagattgaTACCAGTTACCAGGGTATATACAAACAATTTGTTGAGATTATGAGGAGTTTGCGTGTGGCCTCTGTGCCAACTCTGGGAAAACCCTTTGATCCTTCA GTGCATGAAGCTATTGCACGAGAAGAGTCTCAAGAATTCCCAGATGGTATTGTCATTCAAGAAATTCGCCGTGGCTTTTTACTTGGGGGCCGACTTTTAAGACCAGCAATGGTTAAAGTCTCCATTGGACCTGGCAGTAAGAAATCTCCCGTGGCTGCTGAGAAATCGCCAGGGTCACCTGCAACAGCTGCTTCAGTAGAGAATTGA